In Myxococcus stipitatus, the following are encoded in one genomic region:
- a CDS encoding copper oxidase, with product MAPTPTEKVVSAPETFAEPVCAQTIHAEVVALDQVYTYNRLGSFNPTGMIYALMEDVEAITPKSPIGPGNVRLKANKRPRPLTLRANVGDCLHVKFTNWLAPTRSAIPSPSQSQPGPLTGGSSSLNSFLRKALPLWVWTPTYDRVLSYINQKPAGGRWFAVGEDKEVEDDHRDNSPATRHASLHIQGLQYRNILADGANAGNNPSSLVPSGGVIDYEWYADHEGTFFFYSMGASFGGQGDGGSTAQGLFGAVNVEPTGSTWYRSKVSNAVLKAVTTGTNPDGTPLIDYDKLDADGRPYLAILDKSNTIRHGDLEAIITGYKRTVMGTSTSIDQGHFRELTAIYHDEIKAVQAFDELEWNPTFHSVRDGFGINYGVAGLGAELIANRAHIGPTKECVNCEYEEFFLESWANGDPAMNVEQDGLGKPVAALYPDDPSNVHHSYLGDPVRIRNIHAGPAETHVFHLHAHQWKYSPSVDDSNYLDSQTVGPGSAFTYDVNFGGSGNRNLTAGDSIHHCHLYPHFAQGMWALWRVHDVFEAGSKDRRLPDPEIADGTPNPAVIPIPQRAMPPMPTYADSTVMTPSGPMTRPAFPGFPFYIPGMKGRRAPQPPLDLEFDGGLPRHIVTSAVGPVAYGLSGRFDVDPTALNIKLLPHDGTPTEKKAMAFHAGDFPSAIGATAPTIVPLHNDPAFGEVVKYYPAYTPLGGTGKFLVNGRKPVPGAPFADPCPARTTQRNYRAAYLQIAMQRINRAGWHDPQARLMVLNEDVEATQDARRPPEPFFFRAESGECINFYATNLIPAHLAPDDFQIYTPTDVIGQHIHLVKFDVMASDGAGNGWNYEDGTLSAETVADRIRLANKAGGAFAADGNVSESGPRVTLTAPASHPRIRRAPGTAQTTVQRWWADPLLSKAGKDHSLETVFTHDHFGPSSHQQHGFYGALIVEPRGSKWRDPRTGVYFGSRLADGGPTSWRADVITANPANSFREFALAFADYVPLYDECGQPVNPPNYKETKLPYAVDFESVPMPEAISAADPGGMTVNYHNEPIPHRISSRVSCSSRVHREGPRGEMANVFRSDIHGDPYTPLMTGYQGDNIRIRLIQGAQEEQHSFTLHGNKWLKEMHDPDSGYYNAQAIGISEHFEFNLTGGLPQIIGPYETADYMYMSASNGDLWNGVWGILRTYKDKQRGLRSLADVALLAADENPKLEPVLSAGAVAGQTQPYPPLQLIDLPEEAGLKVLDPEKETDTVQDSYEVDEAGQKLKQRTVEHFMADRDGMMRIDKEMVLKYEALNWFGIKPIKTDSCPVGAPVRLYRVSAIDAKSWLPGKRLVYNDTHDIYDPDAIIFAQDSHLAALKAGTRRPEPLILRANSGDCVQVILTNRLPATPMSKSDVWAHHSAITPYFNVNQVRMSNHVSLHPQLVNYDVNVDDGANVGLNAVQTVPPGKSRTYRWYAGEFKSSPFRTPLPWGRRTPMELGIVNLRNMADVVNHGMHGAIGALIIEPLNAIWTTDPGTEAQAYVKYPGPTGEQETFREFVALFQDDLGLHSGRPEYWDTDGLNSGTALRNTAGIDDSQDTGQKGFNYRTEPLWARLGVPPQTSPEAVNDFDLANTLSSGTHGDPATPVFTAQVNDKLRWRFGHPSGHSRQHAISIHGAEWYRNPWMAGAQSRVMGPNPSSPVISTQGGASVMQSYTMIPEYGAGGAFSVRGDYVYRDHSSFLWSHGGLWGVYRVQ from the coding sequence ATGGCGCCCACCCCGACGGAGAAGGTGGTCTCCGCGCCAGAGACGTTCGCGGAGCCGGTCTGCGCGCAGACCATCCACGCGGAGGTCGTGGCCCTGGACCAGGTCTACACCTACAACCGCCTGGGCTCCTTCAACCCCACGGGGATGATCTACGCCCTCATGGAGGACGTGGAGGCCATCACCCCCAAGAGCCCCATCGGGCCTGGGAACGTGCGGCTCAAGGCGAACAAGCGCCCTCGCCCGCTCACGCTGCGCGCCAACGTGGGCGACTGCCTCCACGTGAAGTTCACCAACTGGCTTGCGCCGACGCGCTCGGCGATTCCCAGCCCCAGCCAGTCCCAGCCGGGTCCCCTCACGGGAGGCAGCTCCTCGCTCAACAGCTTCCTGCGAAAGGCGCTGCCCCTCTGGGTGTGGACGCCCACGTATGACCGCGTCCTCTCGTACATCAACCAGAAGCCGGCAGGGGGCCGCTGGTTCGCGGTGGGCGAAGACAAGGAGGTGGAGGACGACCACCGCGACAACTCCCCCGCGACGCGCCACGCCTCGCTCCACATCCAGGGCTTGCAGTACCGGAACATCCTCGCGGACGGCGCCAACGCCGGCAACAACCCCAGCAGCCTGGTGCCCTCGGGCGGGGTGATTGATTACGAGTGGTATGCCGACCACGAGGGGACCTTCTTCTTCTACAGCATGGGCGCCTCGTTCGGCGGCCAGGGCGACGGTGGCTCCACAGCACAGGGCCTCTTCGGCGCCGTCAACGTCGAGCCCACGGGCAGCACCTGGTACCGCTCCAAGGTGAGCAACGCGGTGCTCAAGGCCGTCACCACCGGCACCAACCCGGATGGCACGCCGCTCATCGACTACGACAAGCTGGACGCGGATGGGCGGCCGTACCTGGCCATCCTCGACAAGTCCAACACCATCCGCCACGGAGACCTGGAGGCCATCATCACCGGCTACAAGCGCACGGTGATGGGCACCAGCACGTCCATCGACCAGGGACACTTCCGCGAACTCACCGCCATCTACCACGACGAAATCAAGGCGGTTCAGGCCTTCGACGAGCTCGAGTGGAACCCCACTTTCCACAGCGTCCGCGACGGCTTCGGCATCAACTACGGCGTGGCGGGACTGGGCGCGGAGCTCATCGCCAACCGCGCGCACATCGGTCCCACCAAGGAGTGCGTGAACTGCGAATACGAGGAGTTCTTCCTCGAGTCGTGGGCCAACGGCGACCCGGCGATGAACGTGGAGCAGGACGGCCTGGGCAAGCCCGTGGCCGCGCTCTATCCGGATGACCCGTCCAACGTGCACCACAGCTACCTGGGAGACCCGGTGCGCATCCGCAACATCCACGCGGGCCCGGCGGAGACCCACGTCTTCCACCTCCACGCGCACCAGTGGAAGTACTCGCCCAGCGTCGACGACTCCAATTACCTGGACTCGCAGACGGTCGGCCCGGGCTCGGCCTTCACCTACGACGTCAACTTCGGTGGCTCCGGCAACCGCAACCTCACCGCGGGCGACTCCATCCACCACTGCCACCTGTATCCCCACTTCGCGCAAGGCATGTGGGCGCTGTGGCGCGTGCACGATGTGTTCGAGGCCGGCTCCAAGGACCGCCGGCTCCCTGACCCTGAAATCGCGGACGGCACGCCCAACCCCGCCGTCATCCCCATTCCCCAGCGGGCCATGCCGCCCATGCCCACGTACGCGGACTCGACGGTGATGACGCCCTCGGGCCCCATGACGCGGCCCGCGTTCCCGGGGTTCCCCTTCTACATCCCCGGCATGAAGGGACGCCGCGCGCCGCAGCCGCCGCTCGACCTGGAGTTCGATGGTGGCCTGCCGCGCCACATCGTCACCAGCGCGGTGGGACCGGTGGCCTACGGGCTCTCCGGGCGCTTCGACGTGGACCCGACGGCGCTCAACATCAAGCTGCTGCCCCACGACGGAACCCCGACGGAGAAGAAGGCCATGGCCTTCCACGCCGGCGATTTCCCCAGCGCCATCGGGGCCACGGCGCCCACCATCGTCCCGCTCCACAATGACCCGGCATTCGGCGAGGTCGTGAAGTACTACCCCGCGTACACGCCGCTGGGCGGCACGGGGAAGTTCCTGGTCAACGGCCGCAAGCCCGTGCCGGGAGCCCCCTTCGCGGACCCGTGTCCGGCGCGCACCACCCAGCGCAACTACCGCGCGGCCTATCTGCAGATCGCCATGCAGCGAATCAACCGCGCCGGATGGCATGACCCGCAGGCCCGGCTGATGGTGCTCAACGAGGACGTGGAGGCGACCCAGGATGCTCGGCGCCCTCCCGAGCCCTTCTTCTTCCGTGCCGAGTCAGGTGAGTGCATCAACTTCTACGCCACCAACCTCATCCCCGCGCACCTGGCGCCGGATGACTTCCAGATCTACACGCCCACCGACGTCATCGGTCAGCACATCCATCTGGTGAAGTTCGACGTGATGGCGTCCGATGGCGCGGGCAACGGCTGGAACTACGAGGACGGCACGCTGTCCGCGGAGACGGTGGCGGACCGCATCCGGCTGGCCAACAAGGCCGGCGGCGCCTTCGCGGCCGATGGCAACGTCAGCGAGTCGGGTCCTCGCGTGACGCTGACCGCGCCCGCATCCCACCCCCGCATCCGCCGCGCGCCCGGCACCGCGCAGACCACCGTGCAGCGGTGGTGGGCGGACCCGCTCCTCAGCAAGGCGGGCAAGGACCACTCGCTGGAGACCGTCTTCACCCACGACCACTTCGGCCCGTCGTCGCATCAGCAGCACGGCTTCTACGGCGCGCTCATCGTCGAGCCCCGCGGCTCCAAGTGGAGGGACCCTCGCACGGGCGTCTACTTCGGCTCGCGCCTGGCGGACGGAGGCCCGACGAGCTGGCGCGCGGACGTCATCACGGCCAACCCCGCCAACAGCTTCCGCGAGTTCGCGCTCGCGTTCGCGGACTACGTGCCCCTCTATGACGAGTGTGGGCAGCCGGTGAACCCGCCCAACTACAAGGAGACGAAGCTGCCCTACGCGGTGGACTTCGAGTCCGTGCCCATGCCGGAGGCCATCAGCGCGGCGGACCCGGGCGGCATGACGGTCAACTACCACAACGAGCCCATCCCCCATCGCATCTCCAGCCGCGTGAGCTGCTCGAGCCGCGTGCACCGCGAGGGGCCCCGCGGAGAGATGGCCAACGTGTTCCGCTCGGACATCCACGGCGACCCATACACGCCGCTGATGACGGGCTACCAGGGCGACAACATCCGCATCCGGCTCATCCAGGGCGCGCAGGAGGAGCAGCACTCGTTCACCCTGCACGGCAACAAGTGGCTCAAGGAGATGCATGACCCGGACAGCGGCTACTACAACGCCCAGGCCATCGGCATCTCCGAGCACTTCGAGTTCAACCTGACCGGAGGCCTGCCTCAAATCATCGGTCCGTACGAGACGGCGGACTACATGTACATGAGCGCGTCCAACGGCGACCTGTGGAACGGCGTGTGGGGCATCCTCCGCACGTACAAGGACAAGCAGCGCGGCCTGCGCTCGTTGGCGGACGTGGCGCTGCTCGCCGCGGATGAGAATCCCAAGCTGGAGCCCGTGCTCTCAGCGGGCGCCGTCGCGGGACAGACCCAGCCCTATCCGCCGCTCCAGCTCATCGACCTGCCCGAGGAGGCGGGCCTGAAGGTGCTGGACCCGGAGAAGGAGACCGACACCGTCCAGGACTCGTACGAGGTGGACGAAGCGGGCCAGAAGTTGAAGCAGCGCACCGTCGAGCACTTCATGGCGGACCGCGACGGGATGATGCGCATCGACAAGGAGATGGTGCTCAAGTACGAGGCGCTCAACTGGTTCGGCATCAAGCCCATCAAGACGGACTCATGTCCGGTAGGTGCTCCGGTGCGGCTGTACCGGGTCTCCGCCATCGACGCGAAGAGCTGGTTGCCGGGCAAGCGGCTCGTCTACAACGACACGCACGACATCTACGACCCGGACGCCATCATCTTCGCCCAGGACTCGCACCTGGCGGCGCTGAAGGCCGGCACACGCAGGCCGGAGCCCCTCATCCTCCGGGCCAACTCGGGTGATTGCGTGCAGGTCATCCTGACCAACCGGCTGCCCGCCACGCCCATGTCGAAGTCGGATGTCTGGGCGCACCACTCCGCCATCACTCCGTACTTCAACGTCAACCAGGTGCGGATGTCGAACCACGTGTCGCTGCATCCCCAGCTCGTCAACTACGACGTGAACGTGGACGACGGCGCCAACGTGGGCCTCAACGCCGTGCAGACGGTGCCGCCCGGCAAGTCGCGCACGTATCGCTGGTACGCCGGTGAGTTCAAGAGCTCGCCGTTCAGGACACCGCTCCCCTGGGGCCGCAGGACCCCCATGGAGTTGGGCATCGTCAACCTCCGCAACATGGCGGACGTGGTGAACCACGGCATGCACGGCGCCATCGGCGCGCTCATCATCGAGCCGCTCAATGCCATCTGGACCACCGACCCCGGAACGGAGGCCCAGGCCTACGTCAAGTACCCGGGGCCGACCGGCGAGCAGGAGACGTTCCGTGAGTTCGTCGCGCTCTTCCAGGACGACCTGGGTCTGCACAGCGGGCGCCCGGAGTACTGGGACACGGACGGGTTGAACAGCGGCACCGCGCTGCGCAACACGGCCGGCATCGACGACTCGCAGGACACCGGCCAGAAGGGCTTCAACTACCGCACCGAGCCGCTGTGGGCCCGGCTGGGGGTGCCGCCGCAGACCAGTCCCGAGGCCGTCAACGACTTCGACCTGGCGAACACCCTCAGCTCCGGGACGCATGGAGACCCGGCCACGCCGGTGTTCACCGCGCAGGTGAACGACAAGCTGCGCTGGCGCTTCGGCCATCCGTCCGGCCACTCGCGGCAGCACGCCATCTCGATTCATGGCGCGGAGTGGTACCGCAACCCGTGGATGGCGGGAGCGCAGTCGCGGGTGATGGGCCCCAACCCCTCGTCGCCCGTCATCTCCACGCAGGGCGGCGCATCGGTGATGCAGTCGTACACGATGATTCCCGAGTACGGCGCCGGAGGCGCGTTCAGCGTCCGAGGCGACTACGTCTACCGCGACCACTCCAGCTTCCTGTGGAGCCACGGCGGTCTGTGGGGCGTGTACCGGGTGCAGTAG
- a CDS encoding SCO family protein → MKPRMLSRWKSVVLVLLAIAWRPALAADAVVVPVPKASTSLDIEVPDVELVDQTGRAVKLWTDLVRGQTVAINFIFTRCKTICSPMTATLARVQKDLGPGSNVRFISITLDVANDTPERMAKFAEPFKPGPGWSFLTGEPAKVKQALVALGGYVPDKEAHRPTVLVGNAVSNTWTRVDGLGSPSTILAAVREVQAASAGPSELESQERDARAQDAASARYFTNTELVDQHGKTHRFYEDLVRGRKVLINFAFTSCKGACSPITKHLAQVQEKLGGRVGKDITMITLSVDPANDTPKSLGTFTQKMGVKPGWYFLTGARENISLVLKKLGGYVDDPDAHNTTLLIGDAATGMWVKSPAMARVENIVYAVEHLNDPR, encoded by the coding sequence ATGAAGCCCCGCATGTTGTCCCGCTGGAAGTCCGTCGTCCTGGTGCTGCTCGCCATCGCCTGGCGCCCCGCGCTCGCCGCGGATGCGGTGGTCGTCCCCGTCCCCAAGGCCAGCACGTCCCTGGACATCGAGGTGCCGGACGTGGAGTTGGTGGACCAGACGGGCCGCGCCGTGAAGCTGTGGACGGACCTGGTGCGAGGCCAGACCGTGGCCATCAACTTCATCTTCACGCGCTGCAAGACCATCTGCTCACCGATGACCGCGACGCTGGCGCGCGTGCAGAAGGACCTGGGGCCGGGAAGCAACGTGCGCTTCATCTCCATCACCCTCGACGTGGCGAATGACACGCCCGAGCGGATGGCGAAGTTCGCCGAGCCCTTCAAGCCCGGCCCCGGCTGGTCCTTCCTCACGGGCGAGCCCGCGAAGGTGAAGCAGGCCCTGGTGGCGCTCGGGGGCTATGTGCCGGACAAGGAGGCGCACCGCCCCACCGTGCTCGTGGGCAATGCCGTATCGAACACCTGGACACGCGTGGATGGGTTGGGCAGTCCCAGCACCATCCTCGCCGCCGTGCGCGAGGTCCAGGCGGCCTCCGCGGGCCCGTCCGAGCTGGAGAGCCAGGAGCGCGACGCTCGCGCACAGGACGCCGCCTCCGCGCGGTACTTCACCAACACGGAGCTGGTGGACCAGCATGGCAAGACGCATCGCTTCTACGAGGACCTGGTGCGCGGAAGGAAGGTGCTCATCAACTTCGCCTTCACCTCGTGCAAGGGCGCGTGCTCTCCCATCACGAAGCACCTGGCGCAGGTGCAGGAGAAGCTCGGCGGGCGCGTGGGCAAGGACATCACGATGATCACCCTCTCGGTGGACCCCGCCAACGACACCCCCAAGAGCCTGGGGACCTTCACCCAGAAGATGGGCGTCAAGCCGGGTTGGTACTTCCTCACGGGTGCTCGGGAGAACATCTCCCTCGTGCTCAAGAAGCTGGGGGGCTACGTGGACGACCCGGATGCCCACAACACCACGCTGCTCATCGGCGACGCGGCCACGGGCATGTGGGTGAAGTCCCCCGCGATGGCTCGCGTGGAGAACATCGTCTACGCCGTCGAGCACCTGAACGACCCGAGGTGA
- a CDS encoding ABC transporter substrate-binding protein has product MTRGASRARWWLVAVASVWLGCKKPEAAPTPVDPLAAKRGRALFQRGKSARGTPLTGFLAPERVELSGEVAACARCHGPSGRGSAEGGVEVPDISPGALGHSRTRAVGELEDRSRPAYTREALLRAITEGLSVSGRTLGVTMPRYVLNAEEKDELLAYLERLGEQPDPGISPTTLTVGAALPLTGRLGPLGQEAAAVVRAVFAEANASGGIFRRKLELVVEDDAATVGAAPLTTDATTRLLERGVLALVASMRRGPLPSDVKLTEEGAPLILPLALNGGTSDADSPVFFLYPDEPSLARLAVQSLARAREPELRRKSLFVVHTGGDTGRAWAEAARDELARRELRPPRELTLPGQSLPLERWATEPPLAVLYSGTPEGLDTLLRALESRNLDVRVLAPASLAIPEVVGHSTGRVHFLYPAGLGERAPDLEDFTAFMKRHDLRPGHTAFQVGAYAAARVLVEALTRAGAEVTRASLTQQLEALRDFDTGVSPPVTFGANQRIGIQGAQLAALDPTTGQLVAVSGWIPLSP; this is encoded by the coding sequence ATGACCCGAGGAGCAAGCCGCGCGCGTTGGTGGCTGGTGGCCGTGGCCTCGGTGTGGCTGGGGTGCAAGAAGCCGGAAGCCGCGCCCACGCCAGTGGACCCGCTGGCGGCGAAGCGAGGGCGCGCGCTCTTCCAACGAGGCAAGAGCGCGCGAGGGACACCTCTCACGGGCTTCCTCGCCCCCGAGCGCGTGGAGCTGAGCGGCGAAGTGGCGGCCTGCGCGCGTTGCCATGGTCCCTCCGGGCGAGGCAGCGCGGAGGGCGGCGTGGAGGTTCCAGACATCTCCCCCGGCGCATTGGGGCATTCGCGCACGAGGGCGGTGGGCGAACTGGAGGACCGCTCGCGGCCCGCGTACACGCGCGAAGCCCTCCTGCGCGCCATCACCGAGGGCCTCTCCGTCAGTGGCCGCACGCTGGGGGTCACCATGCCCCGGTACGTGCTGAACGCCGAGGAGAAGGACGAGCTGCTCGCCTACCTGGAGCGGCTCGGTGAACAACCGGACCCGGGCATCTCTCCCACCACGCTCACGGTGGGCGCGGCGCTTCCGCTCACCGGAAGACTGGGCCCGCTGGGGCAGGAAGCCGCCGCCGTGGTGCGCGCCGTGTTCGCGGAGGCGAATGCCAGCGGCGGTATCTTCCGCAGGAAGCTGGAGCTGGTGGTGGAGGATGACGCCGCCACCGTCGGCGCGGCACCGCTCACCACGGACGCCACCACGCGACTGCTTGAACGCGGCGTGCTCGCGCTCGTGGCCAGCATGCGCCGAGGCCCCCTGCCCTCCGATGTGAAGCTCACCGAGGAAGGCGCACCCCTCATCCTGCCCCTGGCCCTGAACGGCGGCACCTCCGACGCGGACAGCCCCGTGTTCTTCCTCTATCCGGACGAACCGTCGCTCGCGCGCCTCGCGGTGCAATCACTCGCACGTGCACGGGAGCCCGAGCTGCGCCGCAAGTCCCTGTTCGTCGTCCACACCGGCGGAGACACGGGACGGGCCTGGGCCGAGGCGGCGAGGGATGAACTGGCTCGCCGAGAGCTTCGCCCTCCACGAGAGCTGACGCTCCCTGGCCAGTCACTTCCCCTGGAGCGCTGGGCCACGGAGCCTCCGCTCGCGGTGTTGTACTCGGGGACACCCGAGGGCCTGGACACCTTGCTGCGTGCCTTGGAGTCGCGAAACCTCGACGTCCGCGTGCTCGCCCCCGCGAGCCTCGCCATCCCGGAGGTCGTGGGCCACTCGACGGGCCGGGTCCACTTCCTCTATCCCGCGGGCCTGGGTGAACGCGCGCCGGACCTCGAGGACTTCACCGCGTTCATGAAGCGCCATGACCTGCGCCCGGGGCACACCGCGTTCCAGGTGGGCGCGTATGCGGCGGCGCGCGTGCTGGTGGAGGCCCTCACTCGCGCGGGAGCGGAGGTGACTCGCGCCAGCCTGACGCAGCAACTGGAGGCCCTGCGCGACTTCGACACGGGCGTCTCGCCTCCCGTCACCTTCGGCGCCAACCAGCGCATCGGAATCCAGGGTGCACAGCTCGCGGCCTTGGACCCCACCACCGGTCAGCTCGTCGCCGTGTCTGGATGGATACCGCTGTCACCCTGA
- a CDS encoding HAMP domain-containing sensor histidine kinase: MTLTRRLWLLGALVPALAMLAALGLAGQLFRYDLERSLDQALLAQAAVESVSLFDGPGQRAHLHMAVSPLLEQVRPFAPRGYLYGPDGTLVVRYPQGLAEDEGREGPFMPGEPGREPILVTRVEPDGDRWREVRVDVRSPHGENYALRLSASLGQVDGSVGTYYRMAFSMAAVLGLALLALQTLQARKLARRLGAITRHLGQLREGDFSGAPVVDEAQDEIGQLRAVLAEATERLRGARAAQERLIAGAAHELRTPLTLMRTSMDLALRRERTQQELRGSLLDARREVDRLAVLAGNLLDLAVAGRGAWDKTRGDLALLVAQAVEGARAEAERRGLLIRLDAPGPAEARFDSGGLRQAVDNLLSNALKFSPEGGEIHVRLSRDGGRYQVRVADDGPGIPVAEHEAVFEPFHRVLGTARTPGTGLGLAIVREVAAQHGGRAYVAREVRESGTEMIIEVPGSVASSERSG, encoded by the coding sequence GTGACGCTCACCCGGCGGCTGTGGCTGCTAGGGGCGCTGGTCCCCGCGCTGGCGATGCTGGCCGCGCTGGGACTCGCGGGGCAGTTGTTCCGGTACGACCTGGAGCGCTCGTTGGACCAGGCGTTGCTCGCGCAGGCCGCCGTGGAGAGCGTGAGCCTCTTCGACGGCCCGGGGCAGCGGGCCCACCTTCACATGGCGGTGTCGCCCTTGCTCGAGCAGGTGCGGCCGTTCGCGCCCCGTGGCTATCTGTACGGGCCGGATGGGACGTTGGTGGTCCGCTATCCCCAGGGGCTCGCCGAGGACGAGGGGCGAGAGGGGCCCTTCATGCCAGGCGAGCCTGGACGCGAGCCGATCCTCGTCACGCGTGTCGAACCCGATGGAGACCGGTGGCGCGAGGTGCGCGTCGATGTTCGCTCGCCGCATGGAGAGAACTACGCGCTGCGGCTGTCGGCGTCGCTGGGGCAGGTGGATGGTTCGGTGGGCACGTACTATCGAATGGCCTTCTCCATGGCCGCGGTGTTGGGGCTGGCCTTGCTGGCCCTGCAGACCCTTCAGGCACGGAAGCTGGCGCGTCGGCTGGGGGCCATCACCCGGCACCTGGGGCAGCTCCGCGAGGGAGACTTCTCCGGAGCCCCCGTCGTGGACGAGGCGCAGGATGAGATAGGTCAGCTTCGCGCGGTGCTGGCCGAGGCGACGGAGCGGCTGCGCGGCGCACGCGCGGCGCAGGAGCGGCTCATCGCGGGTGCGGCGCACGAGCTGCGCACGCCGCTGACATTGATGCGCACCAGCATGGACCTGGCGCTGCGGCGCGAGCGGACCCAGCAGGAGTTGCGAGGCAGCCTCCTGGACGCTCGGCGAGAGGTGGACCGTCTGGCGGTGCTCGCGGGCAATCTGTTGGACCTCGCGGTGGCGGGGCGGGGGGCCTGGGACAAGACGCGCGGAGACCTGGCGCTGCTGGTGGCCCAGGCGGTGGAAGGTGCCCGCGCGGAAGCAGAGCGGCGAGGGCTGCTCATCCGTCTGGACGCACCGGGTCCCGCCGAAGCGCGCTTTGATTCCGGGGGACTTCGGCAGGCGGTGGACAACCTGCTGTCCAACGCCCTGAAGTTCTCGCCCGAGGGCGGGGAGATTCACGTGAGGCTGTCTCGTGATGGGGGCCGCTACCAGGTGCGCGTGGCGGATGACGGACCGGGCATTCCCGTGGCCGAACACGAGGCCGTGTTCGAGCCCTTCCATCGTGTGCTGGGCACGGCGCGGACGCCGGGCACGGGCCTGGGACTGGCCATCGTTCGCGAAGTCGCCGCGCAGCACGGCGGCCGCGCCTATGTCGCGCGCGAGGTTCGGGAGTCGGGGACGGAGATGATCATCGAAGTCCCAGGCTCCGTGGCCTCCTCGGAGCGTTCAGGGTGA
- a CDS encoding response regulator transcription factor produces the protein MRLLLVEDEEQMVALLQRGLGEEGHAVEVCTRGRAALERGTQEGYDVIVLDWALPEVDGVTLLKHWRGAGVRTPVLMLTARGTTPEKVTGLRSGADDYLVKPFDFEELLARLEALARRGESEDGPVRLGGIVLDPRRRVLSRGGREESLTAREFALFSALAKHPGEAQVRARLLSQAWGPDFEGNGNVLDVYVGYLRAKLERLQATDVCIRAVRGVGYKLTVVADNAS, from the coding sequence GTGAGATTGCTGCTCGTCGAGGACGAGGAACAGATGGTGGCCCTGCTTCAGCGGGGATTGGGGGAAGAGGGCCACGCCGTCGAGGTCTGCACCCGAGGACGCGCGGCGTTGGAGCGAGGCACCCAGGAGGGATACGACGTCATCGTCCTCGACTGGGCGCTGCCGGAGGTCGACGGTGTCACGCTCTTGAAACACTGGCGGGGCGCGGGTGTCCGCACGCCGGTGTTGATGCTGACCGCGCGGGGCACCACGCCGGAGAAGGTCACGGGGTTGCGCTCGGGCGCGGATGACTACCTCGTGAAGCCCTTCGACTTCGAGGAGCTGCTGGCGCGGTTGGAGGCGCTCGCGAGACGCGGGGAGTCCGAGGACGGGCCCGTGCGGCTCGGAGGCATCGTGTTGGATCCCCGCCGCAGGGTGCTGTCCCGTGGAGGCCGCGAGGAGTCGCTGACGGCGCGCGAGTTCGCGCTCTTCTCCGCGCTGGCGAAGCACCCGGGCGAGGCGCAGGTGCGCGCGCGGCTGTTGTCCCAGGCGTGGGGCCCGGACTTCGAGGGGAACGGCAACGTGTTGGACGTGTACGTGGGCTATCTGCGCGCGAAGCTGGAGCGCTTGCAGGCCACGGACGTGTGCATCCGCGCCGTGCGTGGCGTGGGCTACAAGCTGACGGTGGTGGCGGACAACGCGTCGTGA